The stretch of DNA CGCACGGTGCTGGTGCCCGACCCGCAGGACCGCTGGCTGGAGGTCACGGCCGCGCTCGTCGACGTGGTGGGTCTCGTGGTCGTCCGCCCGTCCGCGGCGGTCGGCGAGGGCGACGCGTCTCGCCTCGGGGCCCGGCTGCGCAAGCAGGGCTGCGTGCTCGTCCCGTGGGGCGACTGGCCGCGCTGCGACGCCCGGCTCACCCTCGAGACCGCCCGCTGGGCAGGCCCGGGCGCCGGCGACGGGCACCTGCGCTCGCGGGAGGTCACGGTCGCGCTCCACCGCGGCGCGGCACCGCGCCGCACCCGGGACCTGCTGCTGCCCGCGGCCGACCTCACCGTGCAGCAGGCTCGCCCCGACGTCGCACCCGTGCGCCGGCGTGAGCCCGCGGTCGTGCGGAGCGCCGGATGAGGACCCTCGTGGTGTGGTGCCCCGACTGGCCGGTGCGGGCCGCCCTGCCCGACCTGCCGCGCGACGAGCCCGGTGCCGTGCTCGAGGGCGGCCAGGTGCTCGCGTGCAACCACGCCGCGCGGGTCGAGGGGGTGCGGCGGGGCATGCGTCGTCGCGACGCCCAGGCGCGCTGCCCCGAGCTGCACCTGGCCGACCACCGTCCCGACGTCGAGGCACGCTCGTTCGAGGAGGTGCTGCTCGGCGTCGAGGAGCTCAGCCCCGCGGTCACGCCGTTGCGTCCCGGGCTGTGCGCGCTGCCCGTGCCGGCCCGCTTCTACGGCGGGGAGGAGCAGGCGGCGGCCGTCGTCGCCGAACGCGTCGTCTCGCTCGCGGTGTGGGACGTGCGGCTCGGCGTCGCCGACACCCTGTTCGCCGCGGAGCAGGCCGCCCGCCGGGCTGCCCCGCAGGACGTCCACGTCGTCGAGCCCGGCACCGACGCCGCCTTCCTGGCCCCGCTCCCGGTCGAGGTGCTCGAGTCGCCCGACGTGGTCAGCCTGCTGCGCCGCATGGGCCTGACCACCCTCGCGCACCTGGCGGCGCTGCGGCCCTCCGACGTCCACACCCGGTTCGGGGCGCACGGTGGTCTGCTCCACCGGCTCGCCTCGGGGCAGGATCCCCGGCTGCTCGCGCGCCGCGACGTGCCGCCCGAGCTGAGCGGCGTGCTCGCGCTCGAGCCGCCGGTCTCCAGCTCCGAGACCGTCGCGTTCAGCCTGCGCTCGGTGGCCGAGCGGTTCGTCGCCCGCCTGGCCGAGCGCGGTGTCGTGTGCACCGCCCTCGGGATCGAGGTCGAGGTCGACGGCGTCGTCGCCTCCACCCGACGCTGGGCGCACCCGCGCTGGTTCGGTGCCGTCGACGTCGTCAACCGGGTGCGCTGGCAGCTGCAGGGCACGGTGCTGCCCGGACCGGTCGGCGGCGTGCGGCTGGTGCCCGAGACGGTCGCGCCCGTCGGCGAGCACGCCCCGGTGCTGTTCGGGGCCGGCACCCGGGCTGCCGACGACGAGCGCGTCGAGCGGGGGATCGCCCGGGTGCAGGGTCTGGTCGGGCACGACGGGGTGCTCGCGGCCCAGGTCCAGGGTGGTCGGGCACCGGCTGCCCGCCGCCTGCTGACGACGTGGGGCGAGCAGGCGCAGCCGGCCCGGGCGGTCGGTGCCCCGTGGCCCGGGTCGGTGCCGCCGCCGGCGCCGGCCACCGTGTACGCCGCCCCGAGGCCGGCCCAGGTCGTCGGACCGGGCGACCGGGTGGTCGGCGTCGACGGCCGCGGGGCGATCAGCTGCGAGCCGGTGCGGTTCCGCGCCACGGGCGACGAGCAGTGGCGTCCCGTCGCGTCGTGGGCCGGTCCCTGGCCCGTCGACGAGCTCTGGTGGGACGAGGCCGCCGCCCGTCGGGTGGCCCGCTTCCAGGTGGTCGGTGTCGACGGGACCGCCTGGCTCATGGTCGTCGAGAACGGCACCTGGTGGACCGAGGCCCGCTATGACTGACCGCCTCACGCCCCCCCTCCCCGCTAAGCGTGACGTTCGCGGGGCCGTGAGCGCGTCCGCACCCCGCAAACGTCACGCTCAGCGGGGGAGGGGGAGGCGCTGATGGGCTGGAACAACCCCGACGTCACCTGGCGCGAGCTCGAGGCGCGGCTCTCCGGACGTCCGGCGCACGC from Aeromicrobium erythreum encodes:
- a CDS encoding DNA polymerase Y family protein encodes the protein MRTLVVWCPDWPVRAALPDLPRDEPGAVLEGGQVLACNHAARVEGVRRGMRRRDAQARCPELHLADHRPDVEARSFEEVLLGVEELSPAVTPLRPGLCALPVPARFYGGEEQAAAVVAERVVSLAVWDVRLGVADTLFAAEQAARRAAPQDVHVVEPGTDAAFLAPLPVEVLESPDVVSLLRRMGLTTLAHLAALRPSDVHTRFGAHGGLLHRLASGQDPRLLARRDVPPELSGVLALEPPVSSSETVAFSLRSVAERFVARLAERGVVCTALGIEVEVDGVVASTRRWAHPRWFGAVDVVNRVRWQLQGTVLPGPVGGVRLVPETVAPVGEHAPVLFGAGTRAADDERVERGIARVQGLVGHDGVLAAQVQGGRAPAARRLLTTWGEQAQPARAVGAPWPGSVPPPAPATVYAAPRPAQVVGPGDRVVGVDGRGAISCEPVRFRATGDEQWRPVASWAGPWPVDELWWDEAAARRVARFQVVGVDGTAWLMVVENGTWWTEARYD